The genomic interval GGGGTCAACTCCGTCACCCTCGGCGTCTTCTCCTGGGCGAAGATCGAACCCCGGCCGGGCGCCCGCGAGTTCGACTGGCTCGACCGGCTGATGGACCTGATGCACGCGCACGGCATCGGCGTCGTGCTCGCCACCCCGACCGCGTCCCCGCCGCCCTGGATGGGGGCGCGGCACCCGGAGACGCTGCCGCGCGCCGAGGACGGGTCGATCGTCTGGTACGGCTCGCGCCAGCAGTTCTGCCCCAGCTCGCCGGTCTACCGCCGTTACGCCGCCGCGCTCACCGAGGACCTGGCCGCGCGGTACGCACGGCATCCGGCGCTCACCGTGTGGCACATCAACAACGAGTACTGCACGCACTGCTGGTGCGACGAGACGGCGGGCCACTTCCGCCGCTGGCTGCGCGCCCGGTACGGGACGCTCGACGCCCTCAACGAGGCGTGGGGCACCGCATTCTGGAGCCAGCGCTACGACGCGTGGACGGAGATCCTGCCGCCGCGCAAGGCGCAGTACATGAGGAACCCCACCCAGGTGCTGGACTTCAAGCGCTTCACGTCCGACGCCCTCATGGAGTGCTTCACCGCCGAGCGGGACATCGTCGCCCGGCACACCCCGCACATCCCGGTGACGACCAACTTCATGCCGCTGTGGTCCGGGCAGGACGCCTGGGCCTGGTCGGCCGAGGAGGACATCGTCTCGGTCGACGTCTACCCGGACCCGCGCGACCCGTGGGGCGGGCAGTACAACGCGATGCTCGCCGACATGACGCGCTCGCAGGCGGCCGGCCCGTGGATGCTGATGGAGCAGGCGGCGGGCGCGGTGAACTGGCGGGGCGTCAACCACCCGAAGCCGGAGGGGCTGAACCGCCTCTGGTCGCTCCAGTCCGTGGCGCGCGGCGCCGACGCGATCTGCTACTTCCAGTGGCGGCAGTCCCGGCAGGGCTCGGAGAAGTTCCACTCGGGGATGCTCGGCCACGCCGGTGAGCGGGGCCGCGCCTTCCGCGAGACCCGGCAGCTGGGCGGCGAGCTGGCCGCGATCGGCGCCGCCGTCTCCGGTACGGGCGTGACCGCCGAGGTCGCCGTCCTGCACGACTGGGACGCCTGGTGGGCGGGCGCCCAGGAGGGCGCCCCGTCCGCGCTGCTCGACTACGCGGAGGTGATCCGGCGCTGGCACCGGGCGCTGTGGGAGAACGGCACGCCCACGGACTTCGCCCGCCCCGACGCCGACCTCGGCCGGTACAAGGCGGTCCTCGTCCCGCACCTCTACCTCCTCGACGACGCGGCGATCGACAACCTCGTGGCGTACGCGGCGGGCGGCGGCCGTCTGGTCTGCGGCTTCTTCAGCGGCGTCGCGGACGTGGACGACCGCGTCCGGCCCGGCGGGATGGACGCCCGCCTGCGCGAGCTGTTCGGGATCGCCACCCTGCACGAGTGGTGGCCGCTGGACGCGGACGAGACCGTGGAGTGCGACGGCTTCCGGGGCACCCTCTGGTCCGAGGAGCTGGAGGCGGCCGAGGGCACCGAGATCCTGGCCGCCTACCGCGACGGCGAGCTGGCCGGGCTGCCCGCCGTGCTGCGCCGGGGCCGCGCGGTGTACGTGTCGACGCTCCCCGAGCCCCCGGCGCTGCGGGCCCTGCTGGCCGACGTGGTCCGGGAGGCCGGAATCGAGCCGGTCCTCGCCGGGCTGCCCGAGGGGGTGGAGGCGGTGCGCCGGGGCGAGCTGCTGTTCCTGCTGCACCACCGCCGCGAGATGGTCACCGTGGCCGTGCCCGGCGTGTACGAGGACCTGCTCACCGGGCGCGTGGTCACGGACCGGATCGCGCTCGGCCGCTACGGCGTCGCGGTGCTGCGGAGATCCGCGCCGTGACCGGGCGCACCGACATCGACTCCACCTGGGAGCCGCGCCCCGCCGCCCGCTGGGAGGACGCCTTCCTCGGCGGCAACGGCCGGCACGGTGCCATGGTGTACGGCGACCCGGCCGACGACCGGGTGATCGTCAACCATCACAGCCTGGTCCGGCCCAACGGCAGCGAGCATGTCCGGCCGCCCGAGCTTGCGGACCGGCTGGGCCGGCTCCAGAGCGCGCTGCTCGCCGGGGACACCCTGGCCGCGGAGCACTTCGGCGCGGGCCGGCCGCTGGTGTGGGTGCAGCCCTTCCACCCGGCCTTCCGGACGCGCGTCCGGCCGGTGCCCGGGAACGCCGCCGACCCGGCCACCGGGTACCGCAGGGCGGTCGACTTCGCCACCGGTGAGATCACCGCCGTCTGCGAGTCGTGGCGCAGCCGCGTCTTCGTCTCGCGCGCCGACGACGTGATCGTCCAGCACATCACCGGGCCGGGGCTCGCCGTGGACGTGACGCTCGACCACGCCCTGCCCGGCGCCCCGGCGCGCCTTGCGGTCGGCCGGAGCACGGTGCTCACCCCGGACGGGGCCCGGCTGACGCTGCGCGCGGGCTATCCCGACAGCGACCTCGCCTACACCGGCGCGACGGTGCTCCGCACGGAGGGCGGGCGGGTCGCGGTGGCGGGCGACGGCGTCCGGGTCGAGGGCGCGCGGGGCCTGTTGCTGCTGACCCGGGTGCGCCGGCACGCGGGCCACCTGGACCTGGCGGCGGAGTGCGCGGCGCTGCCCGGTGACGGGTATGCCGCGCTGCTGGCCCGGCATGTGGCGCTGCACCGGCCCGCCTTCGAGCGGGCGGCGCTCACGCTGGACGCGGACCCGGCGGAGCGGGCGCTCCCCGGCTCCGAGTTGCTGCGGTGGCCGGACAGCCCGGCGCTGCTGGAGCGGCTGTGCGCGGCGGGCCGCTACCACCTGCTGTCGGCGTCCGGGGCCCTGCCGCCCCGGCTGACGGGGCTCTGGACGGGCGACTGGGACACCGCGTGGTCGGGGGCCTTCACGACGAACGCCAACCTGAACCTCCAGATCGCCTCGGCCGCCGCGGCCGCGCTGCCGGAGGTGTCGGAGGCCCACGCGGCGCTGGTGTACGGGCAGCTCGCGGACTGGCGGGACAACGCGCGGGCCATCTTCGGGGCGCGCGGCATCGTGGCCCCGTCGCACACGGACGGCGAGTCCGGGCACACCCGCCACTACCAGCGCGCCTACCCGCTGCACCTGTGGACGGCCGGCGCGGACTGGCTCCTGGAGCCGCTGATCGAGCACGCGGAGACGACGGGGGCCGAGGACCCCCGGCTGACCGCCGCCCTGCACGAGACCGCCCTGTTCTACGAGGACTTCCTGACCCGGACCGGCCCGGACGGGCGGGTGGCCGTCGTGCCCTCGTACTCGCCGGAGAACCGTCCGGCCAACGCGAGCTGGGTCACGGTCGACGCGACGATGGACCTGGCGGCGGCCCGCCACGCGCTCACCGCGTCGGCCGACCGCTCCCCCGGCGCCCCGGTCGCCGCCCGCCGCCGCGCGCTGGCGGACCGGCTCGCCGACTACCGGGTCAACGAGGACGGCGCGCTCGCCGAGTGGGCGTGGCCGGGGCTCGCGGAGACGTACGACCACCGCCACCTCAGCCACCTCTACCCGGTGTGGCCGCTGGACGCGATCAACCCGTACGACACACCCGGGCTCTCCGCCGCCGCGCACCGGGCGCTCGCACTGCGGGGCGCGGAGAACGACTCGGCCCACGGCCATCTCCACCACGCGCTGATCGCGGCCCGGCTGCGGGACAGGGCCCGGGCCTCGGCGGCGGTCCGGGCGGTCCTCGCGGGCGACTTCTTCCACGACTCGCTGATGAGCGCCCACTACCCGGGCCGCGATGTGTACAACGCGGACGCGGCGCACGCCCTGCCCGCCGCCGTGATCGAGTCGCTGGTGCAGTCGACCCCGCACCGGCTGGTCCTGCTGCCCGCGCCGCTCGCGGGCTGTCCGGGCGGTGAACTGCGCGGTGTGCGTACGCGGTTCGGCGCGACCCTGGACCTGAGCTGGTCGGCCGACGGCACCGCGACGGCGGTCCTCCGCCCGGCGCGCGACGCCCGCGTCGACGTCCGCACGGGCGACGGCCACACCCTCACCGAAGCCTCCGCCGGCTCCCCCTCGGCTCCCCTGGAGCTGACGGCCGGTGTGGACCGCGTCCTGGAACTCCGGCCGCGGTAGCACCTCCCCCCACCCACCATGGAAGGACGACCATGGCACCACGCACCCTCAACAGGCTGGCCCTGACCCCGGCGGTGGCGCTGGCGGCGCTCATCGGCTTCGCCGCCGCCCCCGCCCAGGCGGCCGTCTGGTCCTCGTCGGACCAGTGGGGCACGTACACCACCTCCGACAACTACACCCTGTACAACAACATCTGGGGCTCCGGCGCGGGCACCCAGTCCATCTGGGCCAACTCCTCGTCGGACTGGGGCGTATGGGCGGACCACCCGAACACCGGTGGCATCAAGTCGTATCCGAACGCCAAGAAGGTGGTGAACAAGCCGATCGGCTCGCTGTCGTCGCTCACCAGCACGTACAACGTCACCGTCCCGTCGTCCGGCGCGTACAACACCTCGTACGACATCTGGGACAGCGACTACGACTACGAGGTCATGCTCTGGGTCAACTACAACGGCGCGGTGGGCCCGTTGGGCACCTCACAGGGCAATGTGACGCTGGGCGGGCACACCTGGACCGTCTACAAGGGCGACAACGGCGCCAACCAGGTGTTCTCGTTCCTGCGGACCTCGGACTCCACCTCGGGGACGGTCGACATCCTGCCGATCCTGAAGTGGATCAAGGACACCAAGGGCTGGTGGGGCAACGAGACCATCGGTGACGTCCAGTTCGGCTACGAGATCACCTCGTCGGCCGGCGGGCTCGACTTCCGTACGAACGGATTCGGCGTCTCCGCGCGCTGACCCGCGCAGCTGAGGAGCCGGCCCCCGCGCGGGGGCCGGCTCACGCGTCACGCCGGGGCGCGCCCGGTGCTCTCACGCACCGTCAGTTCCGGTGCCAGCAGCTCGACTTCGTCCGTGCCCCGGCCCGACAGCTTGGCGACGACGTGCTCGACGGAGCGGCGGCCCATCTCCTGCGCCGGTATGGCGACGGAGGTCAGCCGCACCGACGCCTGGGTGGCCACCTGCTCGGGGCAGATCGCCACCACCGACACGTCCTCGGGGACGGCCTTGCCCTGCTGGCGCAGCAGGTTGAGCAGCGGCTCCACGGCCGCCTCGTTCTGCACGATGAAGCCGGTCGTGCCGGGGCGCTCGTCGAATATCCGGGACAGGGTCTGGGCCATCGCCGCGTACCCGCCCTCGCAGGGGCGGTGCAGGACGCGCACGCCGGTCTCCTGCGCCTTGGCGCGTACACCGTCGACGGTCCGCTCGGCGAAACCGGTGTGGCGCTCGTAGACCGCCGCGGCCTCGCCGATGACGGCGATCTCGCGGTGGCCGAGGCCGGCCAGATGCTCCACGCAGAGCGCCCCGGTCGCCTCGAAGTCGAGGTCCACGCAGGTCAGTCCGGTGGTGTCGGCGGGCAGGCCGATCAGGACGGCGGCCCGGTCCGCCTCGCGCAGCAGCGGCAGCCGCTCGTCGTGCAGCTCCACGTCCATCAGGATCATCGCGTCGGCCAGCGAGCTGCCCGCGATCCGCCGCACGGCGGCCGGTCCCTCCTCACCGGTGAGGAGGAGGACGTCGTAGCCGTGGGTGCGGGCGGTGGTGGCGACCGCGATGGCGATCTCCATCATCACGGGCACGTACATGTCGGTGCGCAGCGGCACCATCAGCGCGATGATGTTGGACCGGCTGCTGGCGAGCGCCCGGGCCCCGGCGTTGGGGTGGTAGCCGAGCTGCTGGATGCTCTGCTCGACGCGCTCGCGGGTGGCGACGGAGATGGAGCGCTTCCCGCTGAGGACGTAGCTCACCGTGCTCGCGGAGACTCCGGCGTGCTGCGCGACCTCGGCCAGGGTGACCACGGAACTCCCTCACGGTCGAATTCGGCGAAGCGCTTCGACTCCGCTCCCTCCAGTCGTGACGTGGAGAGACAGCGCGAGCCTAGCCCTGCCGTGACAGCATGTCCAGACCACTGTCGAAGCGCTTCGACACGCGGGGAGGCTGCCGTCTACCGCAACGATAGGCCCGTCGGCCGCTTCCCCGTCACACCGGCTCAGCCGCCGAGCAGGACGGGGAAGGACTCCATGTCGTTCTGCGTCATCACCGGGAGCTTGCGCAGCTCGGCGTCGGGGATCGCGAGCCGCAGGTCCGGGAAGCGCGCGAAGAGCGCCGGGAGGGCGATGCCCGCCTCGACCCGGGAGAGCCCGGCGCCGGGGCAGATGTGCGGGCCGTGCCCGAAGGTGATGTGCCGGATCGGGGTGGGGCGCGTGATGTCGAAGGAGTCGGCGTCGGGGCCGTGCTGCTCGGGGTCGCGGCCGATCACCCGGTACGAGATGACCACGCCCTCGCCCTTGGCGATGACGGCGTCACCGACCTGGATGTCCTCGGTGGCGAACCGCATGAGCAGATGGGTGGTCGGGGTGTCCCAGCGCAGGGTCTCCTCGATGACGGTGTCCCAGGGCACCTCGCCGTCGAGGACCATCCGGAGCTGGTCGGGATGGGCGAGCAGGGCGCGTACGGCGTTGAGGATGAGCCCGATCGTGGTCTCGTGCCCGGCGGCGACCATGGCCTTGAGGTTGCCGACGACCTCCTCCTCGGTCAGCGGCTCGCCGCCCTCCTCGGCCAGGATCAGCGCGGACGTCAGGTCGTCCGTGGGGCGCGCGGTCTTCTCGCGTACGAGTCCGGCGTAGAAGACGTCCAGGTCGGCGAGGAGCGCCAGCCGCTCGTCCTGCGGGGTGAGCATGGAGAAGAACTTCTTGTACTGACGGGTCAGCATGGCGTTCTCGGCCGGGTCGACCCCCATCAGCATGCCGACGACCCGCATGGGCAGCGGCTGGGCGAACACCGACTTGAGGTCCACCACGGCCCCGTCCCGGCCGCCCTCCTCCAGCGCGTCCAGCAGCTCGGCGGTGAACTTCTCGATGGCGGGGCGTATCGCCTCCAGGCGGCGGGGCGTGAGTGCCTGGGAGGTCTTGGTGCGCAGCCTGCGGTGCTCGGCGCCGTCGACGGTGAACATGGACCGCCCGGCGTCGATCATGCCGATGAGCGGCCAGGCGTGCGTCACCTCGCCGCTCTGCCAGAGCCCCAGGCGTCGATGTCCTTGACCAGGCGCGGGTCGACCAGGAGCCGCCGGGCGTCCGCGTGCCGGGTGAGGGTCCACGCCGGGACGCCGAGGAGTTCGATCCGGGCCAGCGCTCCGGCGTCGCGCAGCCGGGCGGTCTCGCCGTCGAGGTCCTGGACCATCGGGTCGATGACGACGGCGGCACCCGGCCGGGCCGCGGCCTGGGCGGCATGGGGGCAGGTCACGAGAGGTCTCCTGTCGTGCGTACGGGGGTGAACCGGACGGGGAGCGTGGTGTTGCCGCGCAGGAAGGGGGAGGGCCGCCGGACCAGGTCCTCGACGGCGACGTCGAGCCGGAGGTCGGGCAGCCGGTCGAGCAGCACCTCGATGCCGGTCCTGGCGATGATCTCGGCGATCTCCTGGGCGGGGAACGGGCACCGGTACTCGCCGTGACTGAAGGCCAGGTGGGCGCCGTTGCCGCCGTGGGCGGGGCCCGCGCCGCCGGAGAGCCCCTGGCGGATCAGCGGGTCGGTGTTGGCGGCGCCGAGCCCGAGGAGCAGCATGTCGCCGGCCCGGATGCGCTGCCCGCCCAGCTGGGTGTCGCGGGCGGCCCAGCGGCCGGCCAGGATCTGGGTGGGGGTGTCCTCCCACAGCACCTCGTTCATGGCCTCGCCGATGCTGCGCCGGCCGCCGGCCATGGAGTCGGCGAACTCGTCCTCGGTGAGCATCAGCCGGACCGAGTTGCTGATCCAGTCGGCGGTCGGGAGGTGCCCGGCGGCCGTGATCGCCATCAGGTCGAGCGTGTACTCCTCGTCGGTGAACTCCTCGGGGTACGCGAGCATCCGGGAGGCCACGTCGTCGCCCGGCTCGGCCCGCTTCGCGGCGAGCAGCCGGGCCATGTGCTCCCCGAACCGCTGGTGGGCGCTCTGCGCCTCCGGTCCGCCGTCCGCGAGGTCCTTCAGGACGCGCGCGATGGCGGCGCCCTCCTCGTCGGGGAAGCCGACGAGCCGGGCCAGGACGAGCACGGGCAGCGGTTCGCAGAACTCCGCGACGAGGTCGGCGGTGCCCCGGGCGCACACCGCGTCGATCAGCCGGTCGGCCAGCTGCTCGCAGTGCTGCCGGATGCGGAACGGGTCGGCGGCTTCGAGGGCGGGGGTCACCATGCGGGCGTGCCGCTGGTGCTCCTTGCCCGCGCTGAAGTAGAGGGACGGCAGGGGGCGCCCGACCATCGGCAGCAGCGGCCAGTCGTCGGGGACGTTCGGCCACTGGTTCCAGAGGCCGACGTCGCGCGGGAACAGCTCACCGTCGCTGGTGACCCGGTGGAGCTCCCGGTAGCCGATGACCAGCCAGGCCGGGAAGCCGCCGAGGAGTTCGACGGGGACGACCGGCCCGTGGTCGCGGCGCATCGCGCGGTAGACGCTCCGGGGCTCGGTCTGGAAGCCGGGTCCCCAGAGCGGGACGGCGCCGGCGTGTGCCGGGCAGCCGGAAGGGGCGTCCGTGGACACCGGCGCGGACTCGGCCGGGGAGGGGCGCGTCATGAATCCTGACTCCTGTGGCGAACGACGGCACGCGCCACGATCACGCGGTCAACTCCCGCTCACTATAAGGATTTTATGAGCAGCAGGATGGTCATTCGCGTTCAATCCCGAACCCTGGGCGGTCGCCCGGCCGGTCCGCGCGGAGCCTCAGCCGGTGCGCAGCCCCGGATCGCTCACCCCGGGCGCCCCGGTCTCGACGTGCCCGGCGAAGCGCCGCAGGAAGGTGGCGTCCGCGTCGCTCGTGACGGTGACGTCGTACCAGCGCTTGCTGCGGCGCAGGTCGAGCGTCTGCCTCACGGTCTGCCCGGGTCGCACGGTGACCGCCCGCACCTCTCCCCCGTAGGCGGCGGCGCCGCGCAGGGTCAGCCGGACGGAGCCGGTGCCGGTGTGGGTGAGCGTGAGGTCGAGATGGCCGGTCGCGGTGTTGTGGCGGGCCGTCACCTCGGGGCCCGCGGCCTTGCCGGGGTTGCGGAAGGAGCGCAGGAAGCCGTTCGGGCCGTGGACGGTGAGGTCGGTGACGCCCTGGGAGTACGCGGTGTTCCAGGTGTCCCCGACCGTGGCGCCCGCGTGCGTGGTGTAGGTCCAGGGGCCGTCCGTACGGTTGCCGGACGTCACGAGGAACTGCGCGCCGGCCGCCGGTCCCCCGCCGAAGGTGAGCCGGAAGGTGCCGGCGGCCGGGTCGGCGGCCCCGTCCACCAGCGGCACGTAGGGCAGCGGGCGGGTGGGCCGCGAGCCGGGCTCCTGCTTCGGCACGGCTCCGGTGGCGGGCGGGACGGGCCGGTAGTCGGGGTGCCGGTCGCCGTCCGGGGGCTCGTAGGCGGCGGTGGACGGCAGTTCGGGCGCGGCGGGGTCCGTACGCCCGAAGTCGAAGGCGGAGGTGAGGTCGCCGCAGACGGCCCGCCGCCAGGGCGAGATGTTCGGCTCGTGCACCCCGAAACGCCGCTCCATGAACCGGATGACGGAGGTGTGGTCGAAGACCTCGGAGCAGGCGTAGCCGCCGGTGCTCCACGGCGACACCACGGTCATCGGCACCCGCTGGCCGAGGCCGTAGGGGCCCGCCGCGTAGCGCAGGTCGCCCGGGAAGTAGTCGGCGGCGGTGTCCACGGTGGACAGTCCCTGCGCGGGACCGGACGGGACGTACGGCGGCACGACGTGGTCGAAGAACCCGTCGTTCTCGTCGTAGGTGATGAACAGGGCGGTACGGCCCCACACCTCCGGGTCCGAGGTGAGCGCGTCCAGCACCTGCGCGATGTACCAGGCGCCGTAGTTCGCGGGCCAGTTGGGGTGTTCGCTGTACGCCTCGGGCGCCACGATCCAGGACACCGAGGGGAGCGTCCCGGCCTCGATGTCGGCCTTCAGGTCGTCCAGCAGACCGCCCCCGTTCCTCAGGTCGCTGCCGGTGCGGGCCTTGTCGTACAGGGCGTCGCCGGGCCGGGCGTCGCGGTAGGAGTTGAAGTACAGCAGCGAGTTGTCGCCGTAGGTGCCCCGGTAGGCGTCACCGATCCACCCCCAGGACCCGGCGGCGTCGAGCCCGTCGCCGATGTCCTGGTACACCTTCCACGACACCCCGGCCTCTTCCAGGCGCTCCGGGTAGGTCGTCCAGCCGTATCCGCGCTCGTCGTTGCCCAGCTCGGGCCCGCCGCCGGCGCCGTCGTTGCCGGTGTAGCCGCTCCACAGGTAGTAGCGGTTGGGGTCGGTCGAGCCGATGAACGAGCAGTGGTACGCGTCGCAGACGGTGAACGCGTCGGCGAGCGCGTAGTGGAACGGGATGTCGTCCCGGGTGAGGTGGGCCATGGTGGTCGCCGTCTTGGCGGGCACCCACTGGTCGTAGGCGCCCTTGTTGAACGCCCGGTGGCCGCCCGCCCAGTCGTGGTTCAGGTCCTGGAGGAACTGCATCCCGAGCTTGTCGGCCGGCGGCCGGAACGGCAGCACCTCCTTGCCCGCCGCGTCCGCCTGGTGCCACACCGGTTTGCCGCTGGGCAGCGTGACGGGGCGCGGGTCGCCGTAGCCCCGTACGCCCTTCATCGTCCCGAAGTAGTGGTCGAAGGAACGGTTCTCCTGCATCAGGACGACGATGTGCTCGACGTCCTTGATGGTGCCCGTCCGCCCTCGCGCGGGGAGGGTGGCGGCGCGGGCGATGCTGCTCGACAGGGCGGTGAGGGCGACGGAGCCCCCGGCGAGCTTCAGGAGCCGGCGGCGGTCGAGTTCTGCCATGGAGGGGAACCTTCGCAGTGGGGGATGGAAGACCGAACAGTCGGCGAACCTACCCACGGGGGGCCGGGATCATTCCCCGCGGAGCACCGGTGCCGGGGCCCGTCGCCCGGTGGCGGGCTGAGCGGCGAGGTGTACGCGCCCCCGCCGCGAGCCCCGAGGCGGCCATGTGGTCGTACGCGGTCAGGATGAGGTCCTTGGTGCGGTAGCCGCCGTACCGTGCCTCGTCCTTGCGCCGGACGATGGGGAAGGTGTCCAGGATGTACGCGGTGTCGGCGCGGCCGATCCCGTACAGGTGGAAGAAGAACGCGTCGAGTTCCGCGCGGATCCGGCCGCGGCGGTCCTCGTCCCAGTGGAACGGGCCGCCGGTGTCGCCCAGGTCGGCGGCGAAGCGGCCCATGTCATGGGCGGTGCAGGTGAGTTCGAGGACGCGCGGGGTCAGGAAGTCCGTGTGGCGGTGGACGGTATCCGGCGGCAGGACGGGGAGTTGGCGGATGTGGAAGAAGTTGAGGTTGAGCCCCGCCGCCTTCTGGCGGGTGACGTAGTCGTAGACGAAGGAGTTGAAGTGGGCCACCAGGGCGGCGCTGTCGCGTGAGTTCCTGGTGTGCAGCAGGAAGACGGAGTCGCCGATGGCCGCCGGGGGCAGGATCGCGGAGATCATGGTGCGCTGGTTGGTGGGGCTGCTGATCCGGAGGAAGGCGAGCCGGCCGGGCGGGGTGCCGGGCGGTGTCTCGGCGCGGTCCACCCAGTTGCCGGGGACGGCCAGGCGGGACGCGGAGGCCCAGGCGTCGGCCGTGAGATAGGCGGGCTGGTTCTGGCGCTTCACGGCGGTGGCGCTCTTGACCACGTCGGCCGCGCGGTGGTTGTAGGCGTCGACCATCTTGGCCTCGTACAGCGGGAGCATGACGCGGTCGCCGTTGACGTAGTGGTTTCCGGCCGCCTGCCAGCCGGTGGCCGTCAGCTCCTCGCGGGTGCGGAACCGGTGCGAGTCGTTGGCCATGTGGAACATCGTGCCGAAGGTGACGCCCCACGGGTTGCCGTCCGGGTCGCCCTCCTTGATCAGGACGGGGAGCCGCGCGTAGATGCCGAGGGTGATCTCGGCGTCGCGGCGGGTCCGGAAGACCGGGCAGGTGCCCGTGTTGGGGTTGAGGAGCGTGATCTCCTCGGGCGTGAGCGCGAACACCCTCCCCTCGTCGGCGAGTTCGGCAGGGTCGCGGAGGAAGAAGGCGAACCGGGCGGCGGGTTCGCGCAGGGCCCGGCCGGTCAGGGACAGGATGCTGAACTTGAACGAGCGGTGGACGTCGGGGAAGACCGGCGCGGCGTTCTCGAAGTCGTACAGGGCGGCGAGCGTGCCGCTGTCGACCAGGTCCTTGAAGTAGAAGCGGGTCGTCGCGTCCGTGGCGATGCCCGTCGGCACGATCATGCCCATCCGGCCGCGCGGGCCGGTCAGCGCACGGCCCGCCTCGGCGAAGACGGCGTACGTGTTGATGTCGCCGCGCCCGGTGAGCGGATACCGTCCGCCGGAGCGCAGGAAGTGGCTCGTCCCCTCCGCCGTGCGCTTGGCCGCCTCGAACGCCGTGTGCAGGGCGGTACGGTCCGGGTCCTCCTTCAACGCGGCGATCAGGCGTTTGCGGGCGGCGGCCGTCTTCGCGGCGGCGATCTCCGCGTCGTGCTGGGCGAAGAACTCCTGCTCCTGGAGCTTGATGCGCTCCCAGGGCGGGTTGCCGAGGACGCAGTCGAAGCCGCCGGGCCCGTCCGGTCCGAAGACCTCGGGGTATTCCAGGTGCCAGTGGAAGAAGCGGTACCGGTCCCGCAGCCGGGCGATCTCCTCGTGGGTGGCCCGGGGCGCGCCCGGCAGGTCGCGGAGGACCGCCTCGGTCACCCCCGGCGGCGCGTCCGCCGTCCTGCGCCACAGGAACGCGGCGCACCAGGCGTCGGCGGCCTCGCGCGGCGGTTCGACGGGCCGGTCGCACACGTCCTTCCGCTCGGCCCTGTTCCGCCTCCTCAGGGCCCTGGCGTGCGCGCGGTCGTCGCCCGCGAGCGGGGTGAACGCCGCGTCCGGGACGCCGCGCCGCAGCAGGTCCGGCGCCGCGCCGATCAGGGCGTTGCCGTGCTTGACGCGCGCGTCGAGGAAGGTGAGCGGCCGGCCGGGTTCCGGGGCCTCCAGCCACAGCGCCATCCTGGCCAGTTCGACGGCCATCGGGTCCAGGTCCACGCCGTGCACGCAGCGGGCGACGACCTCGCGGAGGGCGTCGCGGGACGCCTCCGTGCCGCCGCCGCGCACCGCCGCGAGGCGCCGGGCGATGCGGCGGGCCGCCGCCACCAGGAAGTGGCCGGAGCCGCAGGCCGGGTCGCAGACGGTGAGGGCGAGCAGCGCCCGGGCCGCTCCCCCGGCAGGGTCGGCGGCGTCCGTTGCCTCGCCGTGTGCCACGGCGGCGTCGAGGACGGGGTCGAGCGCGGCGTCGAGCAGGCATTCCACGAGGGCGGCCGGGGTGTAGTAGGAGCCCGTCGTCTTACGGGCGTTGCCGGGCAGCCCGACCAGCGTGAAGGCGCCGTCCGCCGCGTCGATCCGGGGGACGAGCTGGAGGAGCGATTCGTGGACGGAGCCCAGTTCCGCCGCGTCGAGGCGGCCGAAGTCGACCGGGCGGGCGCGGCGTGTGGCCGGGTCCGGGGCCTCGGACAGCTGGCGCACCGCCGTCAGCAGGTCGGCGTCGGACAGGGCCAGGCCGTGCAGCGGGGCATCGGCCTCCGTAGCGGTGAAGATCCCGCCGAGACCGGGCAGTCCGAGGCCCGGTTCCCCGTCCGCGCCGCCGAGGGCGTCGAGTACGGCGCGCAGCGCCGCGTAAAGGTCACTGTCCTCGACGGAGCCGCGCGCGCGGGCGCGGAGGCGGGCGGTGGAGAAGTGCGCCGCGTACCGCGTCCTGGCCGGGGTGGTCGCGGCCGGGGACAGCAGGGCGTCGCGGTCCTCGGTGACGAAGAGGAAGAGGAGCCGGAAGACGAGGCGAAGGAGGGCGTTGTGCAGGGCGCCGGCGTCCGCGTCGGCGCGCAGGGCGGTGTTGGCGGGGTGGCGCAGGAAGCCGGTGCCGAGGGTGGTGAGCGCGGCGCGCACCCCCTTGCGGAGCCGGTCCGGG from Streptomyces drozdowiczii carries:
- a CDS encoding glycoside hydrolase family 12 protein, yielding MAPRTLNRLALTPAVALAALIGFAAAPAQAAVWSSSDQWGTYTTSDNYTLYNNIWGSGAGTQSIWANSSSDWGVWADHPNTGGIKSYPNAKKVVNKPIGSLSSLTSTYNVTVPSSGAYNTSYDIWDSDYDYEVMLWVNYNGAVGPLGTSQGNVTLGGHTWTVYKGDNGANQVFSFLRTSDSTSGTVDILPILKWIKDTKGWWGNETIGDVQFGYEITSSAGGLDFRTNGFGVSAR
- a CDS encoding glycosyl hydrolase family 95 catalytic domain-containing protein produces the protein MTGRTDIDSTWEPRPAARWEDAFLGGNGRHGAMVYGDPADDRVIVNHHSLVRPNGSEHVRPPELADRLGRLQSALLAGDTLAAEHFGAGRPLVWVQPFHPAFRTRVRPVPGNAADPATGYRRAVDFATGEITAVCESWRSRVFVSRADDVIVQHITGPGLAVDVTLDHALPGAPARLAVGRSTVLTPDGARLTLRAGYPDSDLAYTGATVLRTEGGRVAVAGDGVRVEGARGLLLLTRVRRHAGHLDLAAECAALPGDGYAALLARHVALHRPAFERAALTLDADPAERALPGSELLRWPDSPALLERLCAAGRYHLLSASGALPPRLTGLWTGDWDTAWSGAFTTNANLNLQIASAAAAALPEVSEAHAALVYGQLADWRDNARAIFGARGIVAPSHTDGESGHTRHYQRAYPLHLWTAGADWLLEPLIEHAETTGAEDPRLTAALHETALFYEDFLTRTGPDGRVAVVPSYSPENRPANASWVTVDATMDLAAARHALTASADRSPGAPVAARRRALADRLADYRVNEDGALAEWAWPGLAETYDHRHLSHLYPVWPLDAINPYDTPGLSAAAHRALALRGAENDSAHGHLHHALIAARLRDRARASAAVRAVLAGDFFHDSLMSAHYPGRDVYNADAAHALPAAVIESLVQSTPHRLVLLPAPLAGCPGGELRGVRTRFGATLDLSWSADGTATAVLRPARDARVDVRTGDGHTLTEASAGSPSAPLELTAGVDRVLELRPR
- a CDS encoding LacI family DNA-binding transcriptional regulator — protein: MVTLAEVAQHAGVSASTVSYVLSGKRSISVATRERVEQSIQQLGYHPNAGARALASSRSNIIALMVPLRTDMYVPVMMEIAIAVATTARTHGYDVLLLTGEEGPAAVRRIAGSSLADAMILMDVELHDERLPLLREADRAAVLIGLPADTTGLTCVDLDFEATGALCVEHLAGLGHREIAVIGEAAAVYERHTGFAERTVDGVRAKAQETGVRVLHRPCEGGYAAMAQTLSRIFDERPGTTGFIVQNEAAVEPLLNLLRQQGKAVPEDVSVVAICPEQVATQASVRLTSVAIPAQEMGRRSVEHVVAKLSGRGTDEVELLAPELTVRESTGRAPA
- a CDS encoding beta-galactosidase; the encoded protein is MPSLRDAARGRILFGGDYNPEQWPEEVWEDDVRLMKEAGVNSVTLGVFSWAKIEPRPGAREFDWLDRLMDLMHAHGIGVVLATPTASPPPWMGARHPETLPRAEDGSIVWYGSRQQFCPSSPVYRRYAAALTEDLAARYARHPALTVWHINNEYCTHCWCDETAGHFRRWLRARYGTLDALNEAWGTAFWSQRYDAWTEILPPRKAQYMRNPTQVLDFKRFTSDALMECFTAERDIVARHTPHIPVTTNFMPLWSGQDAWAWSAEEDIVSVDVYPDPRDPWGGQYNAMLADMTRSQAAGPWMLMEQAAGAVNWRGVNHPKPEGLNRLWSLQSVARGADAICYFQWRQSRQGSEKFHSGMLGHAGERGRAFRETRQLGGELAAIGAAVSGTGVTAEVAVLHDWDAWWAGAQEGAPSALLDYAEVIRRWHRALWENGTPTDFARPDADLGRYKAVLVPHLYLLDDAAIDNLVAYAAGGGRLVCGFFSGVADVDDRVRPGGMDARLRELFGIATLHEWWPLDADETVECDGFRGTLWSEELEAAEGTEILAAYRDGELAGLPAVLRRGRAVYVSTLPEPPALRALLADVVREAGIEPVLAGLPEGVEAVRRGELLFLLHHRREMVTVAVPGVYEDLLTGRVVTDRIALGRYGVAVLRRSAP